A portion of the Kribbella jejuensis genome contains these proteins:
- a CDS encoding LacI family DNA-binding transcriptional regulator: MSRPTIAGVARAAGVSVASVSRVLNGLPATEEMTERVQRAVAELGYVPDARARSLKVGRTFQLTLAVADVGNPVYVTMMRAVEEVVSAAGYRLVVTTTGPDVVDEVALVRGMARGYADGLLISPIRVDEDLIKSIRECEVPVVVAGSVPSKAGVDTVRANSPKGMLLAVDHLTYCGRRRIAFLNGPADTVPGAARAKGFAEALKAHNLQPVAAVEATDFTFAAGRTAAPELLKSAGFDAVICANDLLAVGLMHELAAAGFDVPNDVAVVGMDDSELAEQSFPPLTSVNLGSAERGRRAAELLLARIEDNERAPRRIVVQPSLSIRRSTP; this comes from the coding sequence GTGAGTCGTCCGACGATTGCTGGGGTGGCCCGCGCGGCGGGAGTCTCGGTGGCGTCGGTGTCGCGCGTGCTGAACGGGCTGCCGGCCACCGAGGAGATGACCGAGCGGGTGCAGCGTGCCGTCGCCGAGCTCGGGTACGTGCCGGATGCGCGGGCCCGGTCGCTGAAGGTGGGGCGGACGTTCCAGCTCACGCTCGCGGTCGCCGACGTCGGTAACCCGGTGTACGTGACGATGATGCGCGCGGTCGAGGAGGTCGTGTCCGCGGCCGGGTATCGGCTGGTGGTGACGACGACCGGTCCGGACGTGGTCGACGAGGTCGCGCTGGTGCGCGGGATGGCGCGCGGGTACGCCGACGGCCTGCTGATCAGCCCGATCCGCGTCGACGAGGACCTGATCAAGTCGATCCGCGAGTGTGAGGTACCCGTAGTAGTCGCCGGTAGCGTGCCGTCCAAGGCAGGCGTCGACACGGTACGCGCGAACTCTCCGAAGGGCATGCTGCTCGCCGTCGACCACCTGACGTACTGCGGCAGGCGGCGCATCGCGTTCCTGAACGGCCCCGCCGACACAGTCCCCGGTGCTGCACGCGCGAAGGGTTTCGCCGAGGCCCTGAAAGCCCACAACCTCCAGCCCGTCGCCGCGGTCGAGGCGACCGACTTCACTTTCGCTGCCGGCCGCACCGCAGCACCGGAACTGCTGAAGAGTGCCGGGTTCGATGCCGTGATCTGTGCGAACGATCTGCTCGCCGTGGGGTTGATGCACGAGTTGGCGGCGGCTGGTTTCGACGTACCGAACGATGTTGCGGTGGTGGGGATGGACGACAGTGAGCTGGCTGAGCAGAGTTTTCCGCCGTTGACTAGTGTGAATCTGGGCTCGGCGGAGCGGGGGCGGCGGGCGGCTGAGTTGCTGTTGGCAAGGATCGAGGACAACGAGCGGGCGCCGCGGCGGATCGTCGTACAACCCTCGTTGAGTATCAGGAGGAGTACCCCGTGA